One window of Burkholderia cepacia GG4 genomic DNA carries:
- a CDS encoding alpha/beta hydrolase fold domain-containing protein: MSSPEAPRPATSAAPLAVLIIGAGFAGIGMAVALQRAGIHDFMIVERSHDVGGVWRDNRYPGAACDVPSHLYSFSFEPNPNWSRVFAPQPEIHAYLQHCARKYGLARYLRFGAEVERARYDEARALWEVTLADGTVLSAAVLVSGTGQLSRPALPDLRGIDTFRGRAFHSAHWDQDYPLAGKRVAVVGTGASAIQFVPAIAGDVERLVVFQRSPAYVMPRPDRAYRPWERALFRRLPWAMKLHRASIYVRYESRAIAFTRLRGLMDVAVGRPFRKLLARDVRDPALRERLTPDYPVGCKRILLSSDYLAAIARDNVELVTQRIRRVTEDGIETDDGVHHPVDAIVYGTGFAATSFLSPMRITGRNGLDLNDAWRRGAQAYLGLTVPGFPNFFMLYGPNTNLGHNSIVYMLESQIAHVMRCVRAMRRDGASAIDVDPRRYRRFNAHVQQRLEGSVWSGCKSWYVDASGHNSTNWPGFTLTYRWITRFTGLSAYRFTQPLPGPATPTHGVVVAPPAGRVEALAAASLRGFLRVAFRPLIGPPFGARMQRRVVALLSPLMPGAGGTLRYRTAAAGVPVEVIAPKRGDAGGAILYLHGGAFCLGGPHTHRGVTTRLATEAGLPVWVPDYRLAPEHPSPAALDDALAAYAALRAQGYAPQRIVIAGDSAGGALALALAIALRERGEPAAAALLLISPVTDPALGGATLASRRHDDPMIRRGWLEQGLRWYHGAGSVAARGPLDTDLRGLPPMLVQAGDQEVLLSDAQRLADHALACGVPCRLEIHAARWHVFHLQAFYLRSARDALRTLAGFAAQRVTGNATAAASR; this comes from the coding sequence ATGTCATCGCCTGAAGCCCCCCGTCCCGCCACATCGGCCGCGCCGCTGGCGGTGCTCATCATCGGCGCCGGCTTCGCCGGCATCGGCATGGCAGTCGCGCTGCAACGCGCCGGCATTCACGACTTCATGATCGTCGAACGCTCGCACGACGTCGGCGGCGTGTGGCGCGACAACCGCTACCCGGGCGCCGCGTGCGACGTGCCCTCGCACCTGTACTCGTTCTCGTTCGAGCCCAACCCGAACTGGTCGCGCGTGTTCGCGCCGCAGCCCGAAATCCATGCGTACCTGCAGCATTGCGCGCGCAAGTACGGCCTCGCGCGCTACCTGCGTTTCGGCGCGGAGGTCGAGCGCGCGCGCTATGACGAGGCCCGCGCGCTGTGGGAGGTCACGCTCGCCGACGGCACCGTGCTCAGCGCCGCCGTGCTCGTGAGCGGCACCGGCCAGTTGAGCCGGCCCGCGCTGCCCGACCTGCGCGGCATCGACACGTTCCGCGGCCGCGCATTCCACTCCGCGCACTGGGATCAGGACTATCCGCTCGCGGGCAAGCGCGTGGCCGTGGTCGGCACCGGCGCATCGGCGATCCAGTTCGTGCCCGCGATCGCCGGCGACGTCGAGCGCCTCGTCGTGTTCCAGCGTTCGCCGGCCTACGTGATGCCGCGCCCGGACCGAGCGTATCGCCCATGGGAGCGGGCGCTGTTCCGCCGGCTGCCGTGGGCGATGAAGCTGCATCGCGCGTCGATCTACGTGCGCTACGAATCGCGTGCGATCGCGTTCACGCGGCTGCGCGGGCTGATGGATGTCGCGGTCGGCCGGCCGTTCCGCAAGCTGCTTGCGCGCGACGTGCGCGACCCCGCGCTGCGCGAACGGCTCACGCCCGACTATCCGGTCGGCTGCAAGCGGATCCTGCTGTCGAGCGACTACCTCGCCGCGATCGCCCGCGACAACGTCGAGCTCGTCACACAGCGCATCCGGCGCGTGACCGAGGACGGCATCGAGACCGACGACGGCGTGCACCACCCGGTCGACGCGATCGTCTACGGCACCGGTTTTGCGGCCACGTCGTTCCTGTCGCCGATGCGCATCACGGGCCGCAACGGGCTCGACCTGAACGACGCTTGGCGACGCGGCGCGCAGGCGTATCTCGGGCTCACCGTACCGGGCTTTCCGAACTTCTTCATGCTGTACGGCCCGAACACCAACCTCGGCCACAACTCGATCGTCTACATGCTCGAAAGCCAGATCGCACACGTGATGCGCTGCGTGCGCGCGATGCGGCGCGACGGCGCGAGCGCGATCGACGTCGACCCGCGCCGCTACCGACGCTTCAACGCACACGTGCAGCAGCGGCTCGAAGGCTCGGTGTGGAGCGGCTGCAAGAGCTGGTACGTCGATGCGTCGGGCCACAACAGCACCAACTGGCCTGGCTTCACGCTGACCTATCGATGGATCACGCGCTTCACCGGGCTGTCCGCGTACCGCTTCACGCAGCCGCTGCCCGGCCCCGCCACGCCGACGCACGGGGTCGTCGTCGCGCCGCCTGCCGGCCGCGTGGAGGCGCTCGCCGCCGCGTCGCTGCGCGGCTTCCTGCGCGTCGCGTTCCGGCCGCTGATCGGGCCGCCGTTCGGCGCGCGCATGCAACGTCGCGTCGTCGCGCTGCTGTCGCCGCTGATGCCGGGCGCGGGCGGCACGCTGCGCTACCGGACTGCCGCGGCTGGCGTGCCGGTCGAAGTGATCGCGCCGAAGCGCGGCGACGCGGGCGGCGCGATCCTCTATCTGCACGGCGGCGCGTTCTGTCTCGGCGGCCCGCATACGCATCGCGGCGTGACCACGCGGCTCGCGACCGAAGCCGGCCTGCCGGTGTGGGTGCCCGACTACCGGCTCGCCCCCGAGCATCCGAGCCCCGCGGCACTCGACGACGCGCTGGCCGCCTACGCCGCGTTGCGCGCGCAGGGCTACGCGCCGCAGCGGATCGTCATCGCCGGCGATTCGGCCGGCGGCGCGCTCGCACTGGCGCTCGCCATTGCGCTGCGCGAGCGTGGCGAGCCCGCCGCGGCCGCGCTGCTGCTGATCTCGCCCGTGACCGATCCGGCGCTGGGTGGCGCAACGCTGGCATCGCGCCGCCACGACGACCCGATGATCCGGCGCGGCTGGCTCGAGCAGGGCTTGCGCTGGTACCACGGCGCCGGCTCGGTTGCGGCGCGCGGCCCGCTCGACACCGACTTGCGCGGCTTGCCGCCGATGCTGGTGCAGGCCGGGGACCAGGAGGTGCTGCTGTCGGATGCGCAGCGGCTCGCGGATCATGCGCTCGCCTGCGGCGTGCCGTGCCGGCTGGAGATTCATGCCGCGCGCTGGCATGTGTTTCATCTGCAGGCGTTCTATCTGCGCTCGGCACGGGATGCGTTGCGGACGCTAGCGGGGTTTGCTGCGCAGCGGGTGACGGGGAACGCAACGGCAGCGGCGTCGCGATGA
- a CDS encoding protein-tyrosine-phosphatase — protein MKKSHTLKTLALLCCLGVQCATSAFADEPKKVAFVDTGNTGRSVMAEAIAGQLIAQRHAHIAVISRAVDEDPYDDRPEENGVILMKRRGLDTSAHRAVQLNANDVKHSDVILTMTDKHKDKVLALYPAAAGKVFTLAEYATGEHKDVPDAWGKPIAFYESVTAQLDAFLPVALDKVATAAPAKP, from the coding sequence ATGAAAAAAAGCCACACCCTCAAGACGCTTGCCCTGCTTTGTTGCCTGGGCGTCCAGTGCGCGACGTCGGCATTCGCGGACGAACCGAAGAAGGTCGCATTCGTCGACACGGGCAATACCGGACGCAGCGTGATGGCCGAAGCGATCGCCGGACAACTGATCGCGCAACGGCACGCGCACATCGCGGTGATCTCGCGCGCGGTCGACGAGGATCCGTACGACGACAGGCCCGAGGAAAACGGCGTGATCCTGATGAAGCGGCGCGGGCTCGACACGTCCGCGCATCGTGCGGTGCAACTGAACGCGAACGACGTGAAGCACTCCGACGTGATCCTGACGATGACCGACAAGCACAAGGACAAGGTGCTCGCGCTCTATCCCGCGGCCGCGGGCAAGGTGTTCACGCTCGCCGAATATGCGACCGGCGAGCACAAGGACGTGCCCGACGCGTGGGGCAAGCCGATCGCCTTCTACGAATCGGTGACCGCGCAGCTCGACGCGTTCCTCCCGGTCGCACTCGACAAGGTCGCGACGGCCGCGCCCGCGAAACCGTAA
- a CDS encoding LssY C-terminal domain-containing protein — translation MSDTIHAWLGAIGAHPVLVLAIVFVTACAEAIALVGTIVPAGAVMFAAGTLIGAGALDAWTTIGVAAAGAIVGDGVSYELGRYYRGAIRNGWVRLGYADAYARGEQFVLRHGMKSIVLARFLAPVRAVVPVVVGCATLPRRSFYPVNVVSALIWAPAHVAPGILFGASAALAAAISVRVAAILLVVAALVALVWIGVRLALRRGWPLLGRAAGAALHACVRRWPRFGARLHGAIDRMRRLPGAVPGFALLFVGCVWLFAGIVQDVVANDPLMHADIALYAFLQDLRTPPADATMRALAVLHGRDTGLIVAAAFLVWLLIHRCWITSAWWLATVGIAVVLVPAFGAGTPGATPASLPPGALHVPLPDADAAFAMLASSGIGWVLARDRPALWRIPVVTAVVLWIVLGGFARLYVGDTWLSGLLGGWSLGLAWFAVLAGAHAYWQVGEHVQPRGALVAVLVVLATAGVWTVPAQWQLDRAARPHVGDVVAMTVDQWLRGGWQRVPTRRTEIGGDREEYLLLQWCATSDTLDRHLSLAGWQRATPWSPATALRWLSPQAPADALPVLPRYTHGESTRRVFVRVDPARPDSRLVLRLWRYPYVLQDALGMRPLWYGALYRETLHRPARLMTTVRTTTIDDTATVAQALQVEPTIERPPAGMSAAPAAMLLVWMVQP, via the coding sequence ATGAGCGACACGATCCACGCGTGGCTCGGCGCGATCGGCGCGCATCCGGTGCTGGTGCTGGCGATCGTGTTCGTCACCGCCTGCGCCGAGGCCATCGCGCTGGTCGGCACGATCGTGCCGGCCGGCGCCGTGATGTTCGCGGCCGGCACGCTGATCGGCGCGGGCGCGCTCGATGCGTGGACGACGATCGGCGTCGCGGCCGCCGGCGCGATCGTCGGCGACGGGGTCAGCTACGAGCTCGGACGGTACTACCGCGGTGCGATCCGGAACGGCTGGGTCCGGTTGGGCTACGCGGATGCGTATGCGCGCGGCGAGCAGTTCGTGCTGCGGCACGGCATGAAGAGCATCGTGCTCGCGCGCTTCCTGGCGCCGGTGCGCGCGGTCGTGCCGGTCGTGGTCGGCTGCGCGACGCTGCCGCGCCGGTCGTTCTATCCGGTCAACGTCGTGTCGGCGCTGATCTGGGCGCCCGCGCACGTCGCGCCGGGCATCCTGTTCGGCGCGTCGGCGGCGCTGGCCGCGGCGATCAGCGTGCGGGTCGCCGCGATCCTGCTGGTGGTTGCCGCGCTGGTCGCGCTCGTATGGATCGGCGTGCGCCTCGCGCTGCGGCGTGGCTGGCCGTTGCTGGGCCGCGCGGCCGGCGCGGCCTTGCATGCGTGCGTGCGGCGCTGGCCGCGCTTCGGCGCACGGCTGCACGGCGCGATCGACCGGATGCGCCGCCTGCCGGGCGCCGTGCCAGGGTTCGCGCTGCTGTTCGTCGGCTGCGTGTGGCTGTTCGCCGGGATCGTGCAGGACGTCGTCGCGAACGATCCGCTGATGCACGCCGACATCGCGCTGTACGCGTTCCTGCAGGACCTGCGCACGCCGCCCGCGGACGCCACGATGCGCGCGCTCGCAGTGTTGCATGGACGCGATACGGGGCTGATCGTCGCGGCCGCGTTTCTCGTCTGGCTGTTGATTCATCGCTGCTGGATCACGTCCGCCTGGTGGCTCGCGACGGTCGGCATCGCGGTCGTGCTCGTGCCGGCGTTCGGCGCCGGCACGCCCGGTGCGACGCCCGCGAGCCTGCCGCCCGGCGCGCTGCATGTGCCGTTGCCCGATGCCGACGCGGCGTTCGCGATGCTCGCGAGCAGCGGCATCGGCTGGGTGCTGGCGCGCGACCGGCCCGCACTGTGGCGCATTCCGGTCGTGACGGCGGTCGTGCTGTGGATCGTGCTCGGCGGCTTCGCGCGGCTGTACGTCGGCGATACCTGGCTGTCCGGCTTGCTTGGCGGCTGGAGCCTCGGGCTCGCGTGGTTCGCGGTGCTGGCCGGCGCGCATGCGTACTGGCAGGTGGGCGAGCACGTGCAGCCGAGGGGGGCGCTCGTCGCGGTGCTCGTCGTGCTCGCGACGGCCGGCGTCTGGACGGTGCCCGCGCAATGGCAGCTCGATCGTGCGGCGCGTCCGCATGTGGGCGACGTCGTCGCGATGACCGTCGACCAGTGGCTGCGCGGCGGATGGCAGCGCGTGCCGACGCGCCGCACCGAGATCGGCGGCGATCGCGAGGAATATCTGCTGCTGCAATGGTGCGCGACTTCGGATACGCTCGATCGCCATCTTTCGCTGGCCGGCTGGCAACGGGCGACGCCGTGGTCGCCCGCGACCGCGCTGCGCTGGCTGTCGCCGCAGGCGCCGGCCGACGCGCTGCCCGTGCTGCCGCGCTACACGCATGGCGAGAGCACGCGCCGCGTGTTCGTCCGCGTCGATCCGGCCCGGCCTGACAGCCGCCTCGTGCTGCGGCTGTGGCGTTATCCGTATGTGCTGCAGGATGCGCTCGGCATGCGGCCGCTGTGGTACGGCGCGCTGTATCGCGAGACGCTGCACCGGCCGGCGCGGCTGATGACGACCGTACGCACGACGACGATCGACGATACGGCGACGGTCGCGCAGGCGCTGCAGGTCGAGCCGACGATCGAGCGGCCGCCGGCGGGGATGAGCGCGGCGCCGGCCGCGATGCTGCTCGTGTGGATGGTGCAGCCCTGA
- a CDS encoding response regulator transcription factor, producing MIRVILADDHAVMRDGLRHILETAGGFEIVGEASDGAATLALAERGTADVLLLDLSMPAPTGIELIRLVKTHAPSLRTLVLTMHAETQYAARAFKAGATGYLTKDSATAELVEAVGKVAAGGVYVSPSAAESLARTLRAPADLLPHERLSARELDVMRRIVAGQTVTRIASELTLSAKTVSTYKTRILEKMALPHEAALVRYAVRHDLDLGGDDA from the coding sequence ATGATCAGGGTAATTCTGGCTGACGATCACGCAGTCATGCGGGACGGACTGCGTCACATCCTGGAAACGGCCGGCGGCTTCGAAATCGTCGGCGAGGCGAGCGACGGCGCGGCCACGCTCGCGCTGGCGGAACGCGGCACCGCCGACGTGCTGCTGCTCGACCTGTCGATGCCCGCGCCGACCGGCATCGAGCTGATCCGGCTCGTCAAGACGCATGCGCCGTCGCTGCGCACGCTCGTGCTGACGATGCACGCGGAAACGCAGTACGCGGCGCGCGCGTTCAAGGCCGGCGCGACCGGCTATCTGACCAAGGACAGCGCGACCGCCGAACTCGTCGAGGCGGTCGGCAAGGTCGCGGCGGGTGGCGTCTACGTGAGCCCGTCGGCGGCCGAGAGCCTGGCGCGCACGCTGCGCGCCCCCGCCGACCTGCTGCCGCACGAACGGCTGTCCGCGCGTGAGCTCGACGTGATGCGCCGCATCGTCGCCGGCCAGACGGTCACGCGGATCGCGTCGGAACTCACGCTCAGCGCGAAGACGGTCAGCACCTACAAGACGCGGATCCTAGAGAAGATGGCGTTGCCGCACGAAGCCGCGCTGGTTCGCTATGCGGTGCGGCACGATCTCGACCTCGGTGGCGACGACGCATGA
- a CDS encoding sensor histidine kinase produces the protein MTTASRFRPAADDAHNAQDPQDPSRLFMSSLPPGRPERRLAIATVIVSALIFAALAPFAGVQLAQAQAFIPVYQSAIVVNDMVTAGLLLGQYAILREKSLLALAGGYLFTGFMAGTHMLTFPGLFTPTGLLGAGEQTTAWLYLFWHGGFPLAVAAYVLLRVTPRARPPALAQRRAAIPILLCIVVAAGATVALALLATTGHDLLPRIMNGNRMASTMTNAITTVWTLNLAALVLMWRLRRRHSVLDLWVMIVLVAWLFDIALSAMLNHGRFDLGFYAGRTYGLVASGVVLFALLFENGRLHAQTVRALAGARYQHLLVVQKSAQLNEANERLEQRVAARTAQLSASNRDLRREVEERVRAERALQKSREELREIAAISATAREAEQRRIARELHDELAQMLAALKNDLEWLLDHVPQDDAPLARKIAAMHALARGAVTATRRIASDLRPLMLDDLGFAAAMQWLVDDFRHRHGMACALRVEPAELQLDEPYATAVFRIAQEALANVARHAAASSATVDLSYRDEAIALRIHDDGAGFDPGAPRKSGSFGLVGLRERAYLVGGTLRIDTTLGEGTTVEVEIPLSSAHVAIAHDGRGASGADR, from the coding sequence ATGACGACCGCATCCCGCTTCCGCCCCGCTGCCGACGACGCGCACAACGCGCAGGACCCGCAGGACCCGTCACGCCTGTTCATGTCGTCGCTGCCGCCGGGCCGGCCCGAGCGGCGGCTCGCGATCGCGACGGTGATCGTGTCGGCGCTGATCTTCGCCGCGCTCGCGCCGTTCGCGGGCGTGCAGCTGGCCCAGGCGCAGGCATTCATCCCCGTGTACCAGTCGGCGATCGTCGTCAACGACATGGTGACGGCCGGCCTGCTGCTCGGCCAGTACGCGATCCTGCGCGAGAAATCGCTGCTCGCGCTCGCGGGCGGCTACCTGTTCACGGGCTTCATGGCCGGCACCCACATGCTGACCTTTCCCGGGCTGTTCACGCCGACCGGTCTGCTCGGCGCGGGCGAACAGACCACCGCATGGCTCTATCTGTTCTGGCACGGCGGCTTTCCGCTGGCGGTCGCCGCATACGTGCTGCTGCGCGTGACGCCGCGCGCCCGGCCGCCGGCGCTTGCGCAGCGCCGCGCGGCGATTCCGATCCTGCTGTGCATCGTCGTGGCCGCCGGCGCGACCGTCGCGCTCGCGCTGCTCGCGACCACCGGCCACGACCTGCTGCCACGCATCATGAACGGCAACCGGATGGCGTCGACGATGACGAACGCGATCACGACCGTCTGGACGCTGAACCTCGCCGCGCTCGTGCTGATGTGGCGGCTGCGGCGGCGCCATTCCGTGCTCGACCTGTGGGTGATGATCGTGCTCGTCGCCTGGCTGTTCGACATCGCGCTGTCGGCGATGCTGAATCACGGCCGCTTCGACCTGGGCTTCTACGCGGGACGCACGTACGGCCTCGTCGCGTCGGGCGTCGTGCTGTTCGCGCTGCTGTTCGAGAACGGCCGGCTGCATGCGCAGACGGTGCGCGCGCTGGCCGGTGCGCGTTATCAGCATCTGCTCGTCGTGCAGAAGAGCGCGCAGCTCAACGAGGCAAACGAACGGCTCGAGCAGCGTGTCGCGGCCCGCACCGCCCAGTTGAGCGCGTCGAACCGCGACCTGCGGCGCGAAGTCGAGGAGCGCGTGCGCGCGGAGCGGGCGCTGCAGAAGTCGCGCGAGGAGCTGCGCGAGATCGCGGCGATCAGCGCGACCGCGCGCGAGGCCGAACAGCGCCGCATCGCGCGCGAACTGCACGACGAGCTCGCGCAGATGCTCGCGGCGCTGAAGAACGATCTCGAATGGCTGCTCGACCACGTGCCGCAGGACGACGCGCCGCTTGCGCGCAAGATCGCGGCGATGCATGCGCTCGCGCGCGGCGCGGTGACGGCCACGCGACGCATCGCGTCCGACCTGCGTCCGCTGATGCTCGACGATCTCGGGTTCGCGGCCGCGATGCAATGGCTCGTGGACGATTTCCGGCACCGTCACGGCATGGCGTGCGCGCTGCGCGTCGAGCCGGCCGAGCTGCAGCTCGACGAACCGTATGCGACGGCCGTGTTCCGCATCGCGCAGGAAGCGCTCGCGAACGTCGCGCGGCATGCGGCCGCGTCGAGCGCGACCGTGGATCTGTCGTACCGGGACGAAGCGATCGCGCTGAGGATCCATGACGACGGCGCGGGCTTCGATCCCGGTGCGCCGCGCAAGTCGGGATCGTTCGGGCTGGTGGGCCTGCGCGAGCGCGCGTACCTGGTCGGCGGCACGCTACGGATCGATACGACGCTCGGCGAAGGGACCACGGTGGAGGTGGAGATTCCGTTGTCGTCCGCGCATGTCGCGATTGCGCATGACGGACGGGGGGCGTCGGGGGCTGACAGGTAA
- a CDS encoding type II toxin-antitoxin system RelE/ParE family toxin: protein MSYQVRYTRAAREDLVRLYRYLLDRDEEAAARALEAIERGVAMLRWFPFSCRKIDEGNPFLRELIVSFGTSGYVSLFEIESAEQVTILAVRDQRGDDFL, encoded by the coding sequence TTGAGCTATCAGGTCCGATATACGCGCGCGGCGCGCGAAGACTTGGTGCGACTGTATCGATATCTGCTCGACCGTGATGAGGAAGCGGCAGCGAGGGCGTTGGAAGCAATCGAACGAGGCGTGGCCATGTTGCGATGGTTTCCGTTTTCCTGCCGCAAGATCGATGAGGGCAATCCGTTCCTGCGCGAACTGATCGTTTCCTTCGGTACGTCAGGCTACGTCTCGTTGTTCGAGATCGAAAGTGCAGAACAAGTCACGATCCTCGCCGTTCGGGATCAGCGGGGAGACGACTTCCTCTGA
- a CDS encoding YlcI/YnfO family protein, with amino-acid sequence MKTATMPALRVDPQLREEAESVLAENETLSAFMEAALRDGIARRRLQREFVARGLASRDEARRTGAYVDAADVQRELERMLKAARSKKAAD; translated from the coding sequence ATGAAAACGGCCACGATGCCCGCGCTGCGCGTCGATCCGCAGTTGCGTGAGGAAGCGGAATCGGTCCTGGCGGAAAACGAGACGCTGTCTGCGTTCATGGAGGCGGCGTTGCGCGATGGCATTGCTCGGCGACGCCTGCAGCGCGAATTCGTCGCGCGAGGTTTGGCGTCGCGTGACGAGGCGCGGCGAACGGGCGCATACGTCGATGCCGCGGATGTTCAGCGCGAGCTCGAGCGCATGCTGAAAGCGGCTCGTTCGAAGAAGGCGGCCGATTGA
- a CDS encoding MFS transporter has product MNATETLDPASAEEQRIMSKMARRLLPILVVMFLIAFIDRQNVGFAKLQMVHSLGMTEAAFGLASSLFFIGYLLFEVPSTLALHRYGARVWLARIMLTWGLITVLMGFTTSMPAFCSLRFLLGIAEAGFYPGVIYYLTLWFPQSYRAKVLGIFTLGSALANMLGSLVGGVLLSLNGVWGLAGWQWVFVATGIPAVIVAIVVFRVLPASFRDAPFLDEREKQIVAAALEREKPAQAEHGQPWKALLDPRVMLFAATYMLMSTSLYGVTYWLPTLVKSFGVSSSMNGLLSMLPWALAVLLLVWLPSKLRRAKSILRTIAIVAALGALGFLLSLVLPSTPLRFIALVLGGACIPLLYPCFWSMPPRYFTGARAAASVAAINSIGNLGGFFSQNLMPFAGKVTGTAFGPMIVPIVCLALLGIGALVAWTRSERGMVAARA; this is encoded by the coding sequence GTGAACGCTACCGAAACCCTGGACCCCGCGTCCGCCGAAGAGCAGCGCATCATGTCGAAGATGGCGCGGCGCCTGCTGCCCATCCTCGTCGTGATGTTCCTGATCGCATTCATCGACCGGCAGAACGTCGGTTTCGCGAAACTGCAGATGGTGCACAGCCTCGGGATGACCGAGGCCGCGTTCGGTCTCGCGTCGTCGCTGTTCTTCATCGGCTACCTGCTGTTCGAGGTGCCGAGCACGCTCGCGCTGCATCGCTACGGCGCACGCGTGTGGCTCGCGCGGATCATGCTGACGTGGGGTCTCATCACCGTGCTGATGGGCTTCACGACGTCGATGCCCGCGTTCTGCTCGCTGCGCTTCCTGCTCGGGATCGCCGAGGCCGGCTTCTATCCGGGCGTGATCTATTACTTGACGCTGTGGTTCCCGCAGAGCTACCGCGCGAAGGTGCTCGGCATCTTCACGCTCGGCAGCGCGCTCGCGAACATGCTCGGCTCGCTGGTCGGCGGCGTGCTGCTGAGCCTGAACGGCGTGTGGGGGCTCGCGGGCTGGCAGTGGGTGTTCGTGGCGACGGGCATTCCGGCCGTGATCGTCGCGATCGTCGTGTTCCGCGTGCTGCCGGCATCGTTCCGCGATGCACCCTTCCTCGACGAACGCGAGAAGCAGATCGTCGCGGCCGCGCTCGAACGCGAGAAGCCCGCGCAGGCCGAGCACGGGCAGCCGTGGAAGGCGCTGCTCGATCCGCGCGTGATGCTGTTCGCGGCGACCTACATGCTGATGTCGACGTCGCTGTACGGCGTCACGTACTGGCTGCCGACGCTCGTGAAATCGTTCGGTGTGTCGAGCAGCATGAACGGACTCCTGAGCATGCTGCCGTGGGCGCTCGCGGTGCTGCTGCTGGTGTGGCTGCCGTCGAAGCTGCGCCGCGCGAAGAGCATCCTGCGCACGATCGCGATCGTCGCGGCGCTCGGCGCGCTCGGCTTCCTGCTGAGCCTCGTGCTGCCGTCGACGCCGCTGCGCTTCATTGCGCTCGTGCTCGGCGGCGCGTGCATCCCGCTGCTGTATCCGTGCTTCTGGTCGATGCCGCCGCGCTACTTCACCGGCGCGCGGGCGGCAGCGAGCGTCGCGGCGATCAATTCGATCGGCAACCTCGGCGGCTTCTTCAGCCAGAACCTGATGCCGTTCGCGGGCAAGGTGACGGGCACCGCGTTCGGGCCGATGATCGTGCCGATCGTGTGCCTCGCGTTGCTCGGGATCGGCGCGCTGGTCGCGTGGACGCGCTCGGAGCGGGGGATGGTCGCGGCGCGGGCGTGA
- a CDS encoding ABC transporter substrate-binding protein, whose protein sequence is MTTSSRRRALLAAGLGALGVLGARSLVRAKPRTVRISKGYGVLYLPLLVMEKQRLFERHAARHGLRDVAVDWVLLDGGNSVNDAMMAGTLDFAGAGAPGFIELWARARGIPNVEVIGISGLSTTSLSLNANRPGLISLRDFTPSDRIAVPGIRTSLSAVVLQMVASRQLGAKHFAQLDSITVNLPHPQAMQALIRRENGVTAHFTSPPFSTLELRQPGIHRVVNSVDVLGPMTLDVVFAPKRLVDAEPALATAFLGALDEANRLIAQDPRAAAALYASSSGVGVSHDDVMQMLAAPDTRFSVRPNQLMDYVEFLYLAGTIKAKPRAWHEMFAPMLDDYRTG, encoded by the coding sequence ATGACGACGTCGTCGCGCCGCCGCGCGTTGCTCGCCGCCGGCCTCGGTGCACTGGGCGTGCTCGGGGCGCGGTCGCTGGTGCGCGCGAAGCCGCGCACCGTGCGGATCTCGAAAGGCTATGGCGTGCTGTACCTGCCGCTGCTCGTGATGGAGAAGCAGCGCCTGTTCGAGCGGCACGCGGCGCGGCACGGCCTGCGCGACGTCGCGGTCGACTGGGTGCTGCTCGACGGCGGCAATTCCGTCAACGACGCGATGATGGCCGGCACGCTCGACTTCGCGGGCGCCGGCGCGCCGGGTTTCATCGAGCTGTGGGCGCGGGCGCGCGGGATTCCGAACGTCGAGGTGATCGGCATCAGCGGGCTGTCGACCACGTCGCTGTCGCTCAATGCGAACCGTCCGGGCCTCATATCGCTGCGCGACTTCACGCCGTCCGACCGGATCGCGGTGCCGGGCATCCGCACATCGCTGTCGGCGGTCGTGTTGCAGATGGTCGCGAGCCGGCAGCTCGGCGCGAAGCATTTCGCGCAGCTCGACTCGATCACCGTGAACCTGCCGCATCCGCAGGCGATGCAGGCGCTGATCCGCCGCGAGAACGGCGTCACCGCACACTTCACGTCGCCGCCGTTCTCGACGCTCGAATTGCGGCAGCCGGGCATTCATCGCGTCGTGAATTCGGTGGACGTGCTCGGCCCGATGACGCTCGACGTGGTGTTCGCGCCGAAGCGGCTCGTCGACGCGGAGCCTGCGCTGGCCACGGCGTTTCTCGGCGCGCTCGACGAAGCGAACCGCCTGATCGCGCAGGACCCGCGCGCGGCGGCCGCGCTGTATGCGTCGTCGTCGGGGGTCGGCGTGTCGCACGACGACGTGATGCAGATGCTCGCCGCGCCGGACACGCGGTTCTCGGTGCGGCCGAACCAGCTGATGGACTACGTCGAATTCCTGTACCTCGCCGGCACGATCAAGGCGAAGCCGCGCGCGTGGCACGAGATGTTCGCGCCGATGCTCGACGACTACCGGACGGGCTGA